In Cervus elaphus chromosome 7, mCerEla1.1, whole genome shotgun sequence, the following proteins share a genomic window:
- the LOC122697420 gene encoding olfactory receptor 2M3-like, which produces MEWENQTFNADFILMGIFSYTPTHIFLFSLVLGIFTMALLANTLMVLLIYLDTRLHTPMYFLLGQLSLMDLMLICTTVPKMAHSYLSGRKSISLAGCEAQIFLYVSLLGAECFLLAVMAYDRYVAICYPLQYFNLMNWKLCGLMAASSWFLGAFDGIVELAATLSFSYCGSREIAQFFCDVPALLHLSCTDTSTFETLIFICCVVMLLLPLSLIIISYTRVIITVIRMSSGEGRHKAFTTCTSHLIVVGMYYGAAMFIYMRPNSNRSPTQDKMVSTFYTIFTPMLNPLIYSLRNKDVAKAFSKVLRKRKSRE; this is translated from the coding sequence ATGGAGTGGGAGAATCAGACATTCAACGCTGACTTCATCTTGATGGGAATTTTTAGTTACACGCCCACTcacatctttctcttctctctggtccTGGGCATCTTCACAATGGCGCTCTTGGCAAACACTCTCATGGTTCTCCTCATCTACCTGGACACGCggctccacacccccatgtacttcctCCTCGGCCAGCTCTCCCTCATGGACCTCATGCTCATCTGCACCACTGTACCCAAGATGGCCCACAGCTACCTGTCTGGCAGGAAGTCCATTTCTCTAGCAGGATGTGAAGCCCAAATATTCCTCTATGTGTCTCTCCTTGGTGCAGAGTGCTTCTTGTTGGCtgtcatggcctatgaccgctatgttgcCATTTGCTACCCTCTTCAGTATTTCAATCTCATGAACTGGAAACTTTGTGGACTCATGGCTGCCTCTTCATGGTTCCTTGGTGCCTTTGATGGGATTGTTGAGTTAGCTGCTACTTTGTCTTTCTCCTATTGTGGATCCCGAGAAATAGCTCAGTTCTTCTGTGATGTCCCAGCACTCCTACATCTCTCATGCACGGATACTTCCACATTCGAAACACTTATTTTCATCTGTTGTGTAGTAATGCTCCTCCTCCCTTTGTCACTCATCATCATCTCCTACACACGTGTAATTATAACTGTCATTCGCATGAGTTCTGGGGAGGGTCGGCACAAGGCTTTCACCACCTGTACTTCACATCTTATTGTTGTGGGGATGTATTATGGAGCAGCTATGTTCATATATATGAGACCCAATTCTAATCGTTCCCCAACCCAGGATAAAATGGTATCGACCTTCTACACTATTTTCACTCCCATGCTGAATCCCCTTATATACAGCCTTCGGAACAAAGATGTGGCCAAAGCATTCAGTAAGGTACTAAGGAAGAGGAAATCTAGAGAATAA